A genomic window from Solanum stenotomum isolate F172 chromosome 10, ASM1918654v1, whole genome shotgun sequence includes:
- the LOC125841842 gene encoding receptor-like protein 43, with protein sequence MIGEKQIPQALSNLSKLVSLDLSSYYTELKLDRKTFRSLLQDLTNLEVLLLDNANASFELPKNVSSSLRYLSLESTGMFGNISEFQIFHLPNLQVLRFGQNPLLTGSLPNFNRSSSKSILELDFFYTGISGKVPDSIGNLHSLWYLNLQSCHLSGAIPESIGNLSAIRELILSENDFIGNVPSTISKLNKLVRLDLSSNYLRGSIREYIDNLTAITQLTIPDNSFTGNVPSTIGKLNKLNYLSLSSNYFEGSIPDIFANFSELSALVFDTNNFTGSFPCSIATLTRLVNLELQNNLLTGSLPSNISGFQRLQSLDLSFNYFTGTTSPSLFLLPRLVSLHVQHNQLTGKLPNVLKKSYLGYVLYRSIDLSYNKLKGEIPNAMLSTSMGKLDLSHNFLTGFEKQEWHSENLQYLNLENNFLQGPLHLSFCDMYSLVFLILARNNFSGSIPGCLGNSSISISALDLRMNNLHGEIPRFLSTGLKYLGLYGNQLGGQVPRSLVDCTSLEALDLGNNKINDTFPIWLQKLPNLQVLILKSNLFHGPIGDLESEFPFPELRIFDLSFNGFTGTLPSNFFKSFRGMMDVDEEKIGITRSYKGSTRPCTRENGCRRDIYYLYHFSLVIKGNEFDMRITSIMTSVDISSNRVEGYIPNSIGNLSSLVLLNLSHNSFRGHIPAEFAKLQQLEQLDLSWNKLIGDIPDPLPSLTFLEVLNLSYNHLAGRIPLGKQFNTFPNDSYCGNPDLCGFPLSKECGNSNDSPLKHDDDDDDDDDSFFASGFTWQAVVIGYGCGMIFGLLMGGLMFLLEKPKWFVNFAEDIAQQIAAKKRTRQKKRRQRHGLRMN encoded by the coding sequence ATGATAGGGGAGAAGCAGATACCACAAGCATTATCCAACTTGTCTAAATTGGTTTCACTTGACCTCTCCTCGTATTACACTGAACTCAAACTTGATCGAAAAACCTTCAGAAGTTTGCTTCAAGACTTGACCAATTTGGAGGTACTGTTACTTGACAACGCGAATGCATCATTTGAGTTACCTAAGAATGTTTCTTCTTCGCTTAGGTACTTAAGTCTTGAAAGCACCGGCATGTTTGGGAACATAAGTGAGTTTCAGATATTTCATTTACCAAACTTGCAAGTGCTGAGATTTGGACAGAATCCTTTACTAACAGGCTCTTTGCCAAATTTTAATCGGAGTTCCAGTAAAAGTATTTTAGAGTTGGACTTCTTTTATACTGGTATTTCTGGGAAGGTACCTGATTCAATTGGTAATCTCCATTCTCTTTGGTATTTGAATCTCCAGAGTTGTCATTTATCAGGCGCGATTCCAGAATCCATTGGCAATCTCAGTGCAATCAGAGAGTTGATACTTTCAGAAAACGACTTCATTGGTAATGTTCCCTCAACTATCTCAAAGTTAAACAAACTCGTTCGTTTAGATCTCTCTTCAAACTATCTTCGAGGCTCAATTCGAGAATACATTGACAATCTCACTGCAATCACACAGTTGACAATTCCAGATAACAGCTTCACTGGAAATGTTCCCTCAACTATCGGAAAGTTGAACAAACTTAACTACTTATCTCTCTCTTCCAATTATTTTGAAGGCTCGATTCCAGACATCTTTGCCAACTTTTCAGAGCTATCTGCTTTAGTTTTTGACACTAACAATTTCACTGGTTCATTTCCCTGTTCAATTGCAACCTTGACTCGCCTTGTGAATTTAGAGTTGCAAAACAATTTACTAACTGGTTCACTTCCCTCTAATATAAGCGGATTTCAACGCCTACAATCACTTGATTTGTCCTTCAATTATTTCACTGGCACAACATCCCCTTCGTTATTCCTTCTTCCAAGATTGGTTTCTTTACATGTTCAACACAATCAATTAACCGGGAAATTGCCAAATGTGCTCAAGAAGAGTTATCTAGGATACGTACTATACCGTAGCATTGATCTTTCATACAACAAGCTGAAAGGTGAAATCCCCAATGCGATGTTATCTACGAGCATGGGTAAGCTGGATCTCTCTCATAACTTCCTCACAGGCTTTGAAAAACAAGAATGGCACTCAGAGAACTTACAATACCTTAATTTGGAGAACAATTTTCTTCAAGGGCCTTTGCATCTATCCTTTTGTGACATGTATAGTCTTGTATTCCTCATTTTAGCTCGGAACAATTTCAGTGGTTCAATCCCGGGATGTTTGGGTAACTCCAGTATCTCCATTTCTGCTTTAGACTTGCGAATGAACAATTTGCATGGAGAGATACCAAGATTCTTATCTACAGGGTTAAAATATCTTGGTTTATATGGCAATCAATTGGGGGGACAAGTCCCGCGATCCTTGGTTGACTGTACAAGCTTGGAAGCTCTTGATTTGGGGAACAACAAGATAAATGACACGTTTCCGATATGGCTGCAGAAACTACCAAACCTACAAGTTCTGATTCTGAAATCGAATCTATTTCACGGTCCAATTGGTGATTTGGAGTCCGAGTTTCCATTTCCTGAGTTACGAATCTTTGATCTTTCCTTCAATGGGTTCACTGGAACTTTGCCAtctaattttttcaaaagttttagAGGTATGATGGATGtggatgaagaaaaaataggaaTTACTCGCTCCTACAAAGGGTCGACCAGGCCTTGTACAAGAGAAAATGGATGTCGAAGAGATATATATTACCTTTACCACTTTAGTTTGGTGATAAAAGGTAATGAGTTTGATATGAGAATCACGTCAATTATGACGAGTGTTGATATATCAAGCAACAGGGTTGAAGGATATATTCCAAATTCCATTGGAAATCTGAGCTCACTTGTGTTACTCAACCTGTCTCACAACAGCTTCCGTGGTCATATTCCTGCAGAATTTGCAAAGTTGCAACAGCTTGAACAATTAGATCTCTCATGGAACAAACTCATTGGAGATATTCCAGATCCATTGCCAAGTTTGACATTTCTTGAGGTCTTAAACCTTTCCTACAATCATCTGGCTGGACGCATTCCTCTTGGGAAACAGTTCAATACATTTCCAAATGATTCGTATTGTGGAAATCCTGATTTATGTGGATTTCCACTATCAAAGGAATGTGGAAACAGTAATGACTCACCACTTAAAcacgatgatgatgatgatgatgatgatgattcatTTTTTGCGAGTGGGTTCACATGGCAAGCTGTGGTAATAGGTTATGGTTGTGGTATGATATTTGGATTGTTGATGGGAGGTCTCATGTTCCTACTGGAAAAACCAAAATGGTTTGTGAACTTTGCTGAAGATATTGCTCAACAAATTGCTGCTAAGAAGCGAACAAGGCAAAAGAAGAGACGCCAAAGACATGGTTTAAGAATGAACTAG